A DNA window from Pontiella agarivorans contains the following coding sequences:
- a CDS encoding FAD-dependent oxidoreductase produces MMEKNSEKTWRCSICGYLHYGDEAPEICPICDAKPEDFKEIETTVRPERRNPGHERVVIIGAGIAGVSAAETIREHAPDAEIILLSKEEGLPYWRLNLTRMLAGDFQEKNLPLHAETWYAERNIDLRDGITVTRILLTEKAVELEGGDTIQFDKLIVATGSHPFIPPIPGADLENVFAVRTADDVRGILNVIDENTNVVCIGGGILGLETAAALAKQKTRVTVLESFDYIMPLQLNPEGSEVMKQHLGKLNVEVVAKAQADCIIGDGHVTGVHLKRGQLIPADVVVITAGDRANAELLEEAGLMVKKGVLVDNFLRTSNPDIYAVGDVAEHDGVRYGAWAPAMYMGKIAGMNAAGVPTEFGGIPRSHMIKVVGKPMLSIGVITPVDGSYRMIEDYADGGYRMFMLRDGRFTGCLLLGKMKLLKPVRKAIQARLDLKAMLAPDTTAQDIADFLSAS; encoded by the coding sequence ATGATGGAGAAGAATTCGGAAAAAACGTGGCGTTGTTCAATTTGCGGCTATCTGCATTATGGCGATGAGGCACCGGAAATATGCCCGATCTGCGATGCAAAACCCGAAGATTTCAAGGAAATTGAAACGACGGTTCGACCGGAGCGGAGAAATCCGGGTCACGAGCGGGTGGTGATTATCGGAGCCGGCATTGCCGGGGTTTCAGCGGCGGAGACGATTCGTGAACACGCCCCGGATGCGGAAATTATTCTTTTATCAAAAGAAGAGGGCCTGCCTTACTGGCGGCTGAATCTGACGCGCATGCTGGCGGGGGATTTTCAGGAAAAGAATCTGCCGCTGCATGCGGAAACGTGGTATGCGGAGCGGAATATTGATCTGCGTGACGGGATCACGGTGACCCGCATCCTGCTCACGGAGAAGGCGGTTGAACTTGAAGGCGGCGATACGATCCAATTTGACAAGTTGATTGTGGCCACGGGGTCGCACCCGTTTATTCCGCCGATTCCGGGGGCGGATCTGGAAAATGTTTTTGCGGTGCGGACGGCTGATGATGTGCGGGGCATTCTGAACGTAATTGATGAAAACACCAATGTGGTGTGTATCGGCGGCGGAATTCTGGGCCTGGAAACGGCGGCTGCACTGGCGAAACAGAAAACCCGCGTTACGGTGCTGGAATCGTTCGACTACATTATGCCGCTGCAGCTGAATCCGGAGGGCAGCGAAGTGATGAAGCAGCACCTCGGAAAATTGAATGTGGAGGTGGTTGCAAAAGCCCAGGCGGATTGCATTATCGGCGACGGTCACGTGACTGGCGTACACCTCAAGCGCGGTCAGCTGATCCCGGCAGATGTGGTGGTGATCACTGCGGGCGACCGGGCCAACGCAGAGCTGCTGGAAGAAGCCGGGCTTATGGTGAAAAAGGGCGTGCTGGTGGATAATTTCCTGCGTACATCCAATCCGGATATTTATGCTGTCGGTGATGTGGCGGAACACGACGGGGTGCGCTACGGGGCCTGGGCGCCGGCGATGTATATGGGTAAAATTGCGGGCATGAACGCAGCCGGCGTTCCAACGGAATTCGGCGGAATTCCACGCTCGCATATGATTAAAGTGGTTGGGAAGCCGATGCTCAGTATCGGTGTGATTACTCCGGTCGACGGCAGTTATCGGATGATTGAGGATTATGCGGATGGCGGTTATCGCATGTTTATGCTGCGCGACGGTCGCTTTACCGGCTGTCTGCTGCTGGGCAAAATGAAACTGCTCAAACCGGTTCGCAAAGCGATACAGGCCCGCCTGGACCTGAAAGCCATGCTCGCGCCTGACACGACAGCCCAGGATATTGCGGACTTTCTTTCCGCCTCCTGA
- the radC gene encoding RadC family protein, whose protein sequence is MVEKDAYRKGIDDSQGSGHRQRLRERFQTSGHRALADYEFLELLLTYSIPRKDTKPLAKELMKEFGSFSAVLDQSQEKLTSIDGLGSRSASLIRLVRSAMHKYLEEQVENRPTISKPEDIASFVRIHIGSNDRECVMLICLNDANKLLHHEIVNEGSIRRTPFYPRDILKPAILHNATGVIIVHNHPSGEAIPSEADHGMTSKLESLAGELDIRLIDHLITTPKQTLSLKTGRLV, encoded by the coding sequence ATGGTTGAGAAGGATGCATATCGTAAAGGCATAGATGATTCGCAGGGAAGCGGTCATCGGCAGCGCCTGCGCGAACGTTTTCAGACATCGGGGCATCGTGCTTTGGCCGACTACGAGTTTTTAGAGCTATTGCTGACCTATTCCATTCCCCGAAAAGATACCAAACCCCTGGCTAAGGAGCTGATGAAGGAGTTTGGCTCATTCTCGGCCGTACTTGACCAATCCCAGGAAAAATTGACATCAATCGATGGTTTGGGCTCTCGGTCGGCATCATTGATTCGTCTTGTCCGTTCAGCGATGCACAAATATCTGGAAGAACAGGTTGAAAACAGACCGACCATCTCGAAGCCGGAAGACATTGCCAGCTTTGTGCGCATTCATATCGGTTCCAATGATCGGGAATGCGTGATGCTCATTTGTCTGAATGATGCCAACAAGCTGCTTCATCATGAAATCGTCAATGAAGGTTCGATTCGCAGAACCCCGTTTTATCCACGTGACATCTTGAAGCCCGCCATTCTGCACAATGCGACCGGGGTGATCATTGTTCATAATCATCCAAGCGGAGAAGCCATTCCTTCTGAAGCGGACCACGGCATGACGAGTAAGTTGGAGTCGCTTGCCGGTGAACTGGATATTCGCCTGATTGATCATTTGATTACGACGCCGAAGCAAACGCTCAGCCTGAAGACCGGGAGGCTGGTGTGA
- the hsdR gene encoding type I restriction-modification system endonuclease, translating into MSNFDFLMEQWPEVAEMGVLAEKHLYQDPNAALIKLRLLAETQTRYLIAYENLNEPFDGTQIKRLNLLQSKGIIPDTLGPLFHSIRKAGNRATHEGFGSVEAAQTQLKVAYRLAEWFAKTYSTGHVTVQPFSMPEPAESQEELEFLASELIRANEQLEQENSKLLKKLETVKGQEVTKEQRSERRKSSARVSKKIKLSEAETRQLIDDQLNAAGWIADTVNLRYAKGTRPEKGRNKAIAEWPTASGPADYALFVGMDLIGFVEAKKWDRQVVSDVGQAKRYSRDVEIKGEESFIAGPWNQYKAPFMFATNGRPYLQQLKDKSGIWFLDGREPTNHPKPLHAWYSPEGLKDLLKHNIPEACKKLGQEPFDYLGLRRYQETAIRKVEEALQNNQKSILLAMATGTGKTRTALGLIYRMIKSDRFKRVLFLVDRNALGEQASNSFHDVQIEDFLSFAETFGVKDITKADVESDTRVDVSTVQSMMRRIMFNSNDANIPTVDQYDCIVVDEAHRGYTLDREMSDTELEYRDQNDYISKYRKVIEYFDAVKIGMTATPAPHTAEIFGKPVYTYSYREAVIDGWLIDHEPPHQITTKLSKSGIKWKKGETVPVLDTKTGEVTNLEEIPDELNIEVDGFNQKVLTTKFNRTVVKELIKDLDPNGDEKTLIYAATDDHADTVVRILKEEFDAMGCPVDDDAIQKITGSIDRPSQAIRHFKNEKFPNIAVTVDLLTTGIDVPAICNLVFIRRVRSRILYEQMLGRATRLCPEIKKDHFNIYDAVRMYEALEKVTNMKPVAPNPKTTLVTLVEELLDMDDPDKQKLHIDQLVAKLQRKARGLKGEAAEKFETLTGGVTITEFIKDLREAEPQQVHTIVQNSRRYFEFLDENNRQPRRVLISNHEDELESHTRGYGKAEKPEDYLNEFKAFILDNMNKIPALSIVCQRPRELTRQSLKELKLELDLHGFSEKTLRVAWHEWTNEDIAADVISFIRRQALGDPLLSHEERIKNAVQKIRAMSDWTAIQKNWLDRFEMQLMKENIIQKDDLNEGVFQEEGGFNRINKIFQGRLTEVIDQLNEALYPEQRMYG; encoded by the coding sequence GTGAGCAACTTTGATTTTTTAATGGAGCAATGGCCTGAAGTGGCTGAAATGGGGGTTTTGGCTGAAAAGCACCTTTACCAGGACCCCAATGCGGCGCTCATCAAACTTCGTTTGCTTGCCGAAACGCAGACCAGGTATCTGATTGCCTACGAAAATCTGAATGAACCGTTTGACGGGACCCAGATCAAACGACTCAATCTCTTGCAAAGCAAAGGCATCATTCCGGATACGCTCGGCCCGCTTTTCCATTCTATTCGCAAGGCTGGAAATCGAGCGACGCACGAAGGTTTTGGGAGTGTGGAGGCGGCCCAGACCCAGCTCAAGGTGGCGTATCGTTTGGCGGAATGGTTTGCGAAGACCTACAGCACCGGCCACGTCACGGTTCAGCCCTTCTCCATGCCGGAGCCTGCCGAGAGCCAGGAAGAGCTCGAGTTTCTTGCATCCGAACTCATTCGGGCCAATGAACAGCTGGAGCAGGAAAATTCCAAACTGCTGAAAAAGCTGGAAACGGTAAAAGGGCAGGAGGTCACCAAAGAGCAGCGTTCCGAGCGTCGGAAGTCTTCTGCACGGGTTTCAAAGAAAATAAAACTGTCGGAAGCCGAAACCCGGCAGCTCATTGATGATCAATTAAATGCGGCGGGCTGGATCGCCGATACCGTGAACCTGCGCTATGCCAAAGGGACCCGGCCCGAAAAGGGCAGGAATAAGGCAATTGCAGAGTGGCCCACCGCTTCCGGCCCTGCTGACTATGCCCTGTTTGTCGGCATGGATCTCATCGGTTTTGTTGAAGCCAAGAAATGGGACAGGCAGGTGGTGTCCGATGTGGGTCAGGCTAAGCGCTATTCCCGGGATGTGGAAATCAAAGGAGAAGAATCCTTCATCGCCGGGCCCTGGAACCAATATAAAGCCCCGTTTATGTTCGCCACCAATGGCCGTCCGTATCTGCAGCAGCTGAAAGATAAGTCCGGTATCTGGTTCCTGGATGGCCGCGAACCGACCAACCACCCCAAACCCCTGCACGCGTGGTATTCTCCGGAAGGTCTTAAAGATCTGCTCAAACACAACATTCCGGAAGCCTGTAAGAAGCTGGGACAGGAACCCTTTGATTATCTTGGACTCAGAAGGTATCAGGAAACCGCTATCCGCAAGGTGGAAGAAGCACTTCAAAATAATCAGAAGAGCATACTTCTGGCTATGGCAACCGGTACCGGAAAAACCCGTACTGCACTCGGATTGATTTACCGAATGATTAAATCCGACCGTTTTAAGCGCGTTCTGTTTCTGGTGGACCGCAATGCCTTGGGCGAACAGGCCAGCAACAGTTTTCATGATGTTCAAATCGAGGACTTTCTCAGTTTTGCCGAAACGTTCGGGGTAAAGGACATCACGAAAGCCGACGTGGAGTCGGATACGCGGGTCGATGTTTCCACGGTCCAAAGCATGATGCGGCGTATCATGTTCAACTCCAATGATGCCAATATCCCCACGGTCGACCAATACGATTGTATTGTCGTGGACGAAGCTCATCGTGGCTATACCCTCGACCGGGAGATGAGCGATACCGAACTTGAATACCGCGACCAGAACGACTACATCAGCAAATACCGCAAGGTCATTGAATACTTCGATGCCGTAAAGATCGGGATGACGGCCACGCCCGCACCGCATACCGCAGAGATTTTCGGGAAGCCGGTCTATACCTACAGCTATCGGGAAGCCGTAATTGATGGATGGTTGATCGATCACGAACCGCCGCACCAGATCACAACAAAGCTGTCCAAAAGCGGCATCAAATGGAAGAAAGGTGAAACGGTGCCGGTACTGGACACAAAAACCGGCGAGGTGACGAATCTTGAAGAGATTCCGGATGAACTGAACATTGAGGTGGACGGGTTTAATCAGAAGGTTCTAACCACAAAGTTTAACCGCACCGTGGTTAAAGAGCTGATCAAGGACCTCGATCCCAACGGGGACGAAAAAACGCTGATCTATGCCGCCACGGATGACCATGCCGACACCGTAGTCCGTATTCTCAAGGAAGAGTTTGATGCAATGGGATGCCCGGTTGATGACGATGCCATCCAAAAGATTACCGGATCAATCGACAGGCCCTCCCAGGCGATCCGTCATTTTAAAAATGAAAAGTTTCCCAATATCGCCGTCACGGTCGATCTGCTGACGACCGGGATCGATGTGCCCGCGATTTGCAATCTGGTCTTCATCCGGCGCGTCCGCTCGCGCATCCTGTATGAACAGATGCTGGGAAGGGCAACGCGTCTCTGCCCGGAAATCAAGAAGGACCACTTTAATATCTACGATGCCGTCCGCATGTATGAAGCCCTTGAAAAGGTGACGAATATGAAGCCGGTCGCGCCGAACCCCAAAACAACACTGGTGACTCTGGTTGAAGAGCTGCTCGATATGGACGACCCGGATAAACAGAAACTCCACATCGATCAACTGGTTGCCAAGCTGCAGCGCAAAGCACGCGGCCTCAAAGGCGAAGCGGCCGAAAAATTCGAAACGCTGACCGGCGGGGTGACGATTACCGAGTTTATCAAGGACCTCCGTGAAGCCGAGCCGCAACAGGTGCACACCATCGTGCAGAACAGTCGCAGGTATTTTGAGTTCCTCGATGAAAACAACCGCCAGCCCAGACGGGTACTGATCTCGAATCATGAAGATGAGCTGGAGTCGCATACGCGCGGGTATGGGAAAGCCGAAAAGCCGGAAGACTATCTGAACGAATTCAAAGCCTTCATTCTCGACAACATGAATAAGATTCCCGCGCTGAGCATAGTCTGCCAACGGCCGCGGGAACTCACCCGGCAATCGCTGAAAGAGCTCAAGCTTGAATTGGATCTGCATGGTTTTTCCGAAAAGACCCTGCGCGTTGCCTGGCACGAATGGACCAACGAGGATATTGCCGCCGATGTTATTTCGTTCATCCGGCGGCAGGCGCTGGGGGATCCGCTGCTGAGTCATGAAGAGCGCATCAAAAATGCGGTGCAGAAAATCCGCGCCATGAGCGATTGGACCGCGATCCAGAAAAACTGGCTGGACCGGTTCGAAATGCAGCTGATGAAAGAAAACATTATTCAAAAAGACGACCTCAACGAAGGGGTCTTTCAGGAAGAAGGCGGGTTCAACCGCATCAACAAAATATTTCAGGGCCGGTTGACAGAGGTCATTGACCAACTTAACGAGGCTCTATACCCAGAGCAAAGGATGTATGGATGA
- a CDS encoding N-6 DNA methylase: MSTVEIVQKLWNLCDVLRDDGITYHQYVTELTYLLFLKMAKETGQEKNIPEGYRWDDLTKLQGTDLKKFYEELLRHLGGEKSKGRIKEIYANARSDIQHPANLAKLISELNKLDWYEAKKEGLGDLYEGLLQKNSEEKKSGAGQYFTPRPLIDSTVRLIQPELGERCFDPAAGTFGFMIAANQYVESKSNKFEWSAAQRDFQRKKAFSGVELVQDAHRLALMNAMLHDIEGELLLGDSLSSRGEKLKDYDVILTNPPFGNKKGGEQPSRTDLTYPTSNKQLNFLQVIYRSLRKNGKSRAAVIVPDNVLFEAGAGTSIRRDLMDKCNLHTILRLPTGIFYAQGVKTNVLFFTRGKTEKNNTKRVWVYDLRSNMPSFGKRTPFGDAHLAPFEKVYGKKADGSSVRKEGEWSFLPDDVEQTEENSRWRCFSRDWIRDTKGDSLDISWIKDSDSVDAANLPEPNELAAEAMGELTEALRELDGLMSALGCADEADAQKALLAEVLGLGGAEA, translated from the coding sequence ATGAGTACGGTAGAAATTGTTCAGAAACTATGGAATCTATGCGATGTGCTGCGGGATGACGGGATTACCTATCACCAGTATGTCACCGAGCTGACCTATCTGCTGTTTCTGAAAATGGCCAAGGAAACCGGTCAGGAAAAAAATATTCCCGAAGGGTATCGCTGGGACGATCTGACCAAGCTGCAGGGAACTGATCTGAAGAAATTTTATGAAGAGCTGCTGCGCCACCTTGGGGGAGAAAAGTCCAAAGGACGCATCAAGGAAATCTATGCCAATGCCCGAAGTGACATTCAGCATCCGGCCAACCTCGCCAAGCTGATTTCCGAGCTGAACAAACTCGATTGGTATGAAGCGAAGAAAGAGGGTCTCGGCGACTTGTATGAAGGGCTGCTCCAGAAAAACTCGGAAGAGAAAAAGTCGGGAGCCGGACAATATTTCACACCACGCCCCCTGATTGATTCCACGGTAAGGTTGATTCAGCCCGAATTGGGCGAACGCTGCTTTGACCCGGCGGCCGGAACCTTTGGGTTCATGATTGCCGCCAATCAGTATGTGGAGTCGAAATCAAACAAGTTTGAGTGGTCGGCGGCCCAGCGGGACTTTCAGCGGAAGAAAGCCTTCTCCGGCGTCGAGCTGGTGCAGGATGCGCATCGTCTGGCGCTCATGAATGCCATGCTCCACGATATTGAAGGCGAACTGCTGCTGGGTGATTCGCTCTCCAGCAGAGGGGAAAAGCTGAAAGACTATGATGTCATCCTGACCAACCCTCCCTTTGGCAACAAAAAAGGCGGGGAGCAGCCTTCGCGCACGGATCTGACCTATCCCACGTCCAACAAACAGCTCAACTTTCTGCAGGTGATTTACCGGTCACTCAGGAAGAATGGAAAATCGCGGGCAGCCGTTATTGTGCCGGACAACGTGTTGTTCGAGGCCGGAGCGGGCACAAGCATTCGCCGCGACCTGATGGACAAGTGCAACCTGCATACCATCCTGCGGCTGCCGACCGGAATTTTCTATGCGCAGGGCGTGAAAACCAATGTGCTGTTTTTCACGCGCGGAAAAACCGAAAAGAACAATACAAAGAGGGTGTGGGTCTACGACCTGCGTTCCAACATGCCCAGCTTTGGTAAACGCACCCCGTTCGGCGATGCCCATCTTGCCCCCTTCGAAAAGGTCTATGGCAAAAAGGCTGATGGTTCCAGTGTTCGGAAAGAAGGGGAATGGAGCTTTCTCCCGGACGATGTGGAGCAGACCGAGGAGAATTCCCGCTGGCGCTGTTTTTCCAGGGATTGGATCCGCGACACCAAAGGCGACTCGCTCGATATTTCCTGGATCAAAGACAGCGACAGCGTCGACGCCGCCAACCTGCCCGAACCCAACGAACTCGCCGCCGAAGCCATGGGAGAGCTCACCGAGGCCCTGCGCGAACTCGATGGTCTCATGTCCGCCCTCGGATGCGCCGATGAAGCCGATGCCCAGAAAGCCCTGCTCGCCGAAGTCCTCGGCCTCGGAGGCGCAGAAGCATGA
- a CDS encoding restriction endonuclease subunit S — MSDVSMPEGWAISKLSDAIAVDGVISDGDWVESKDQDPNGDVRLIQLADIGDGDFRNKSKRFMTPESADRLNCTYLEKGDVLIARMPDPLGRACLFPGVGQKAVTVVDVCLIRTGENSAFSNDFLKYWINTPDIRNLIEANASGTTRKRITRKKLEAFEYPLPPLAEQKEIALRLDDLLAQVDSIKTRLDGLPAILKRFRQSTLAAATSGKLTEEWREENSGNDSLREYIKDLEASRFEHWKKMRLVEFERKGKTPADDKWLARYKPVRVDEGLQGIPDVWEVERLDFIADVIDPNPKHRNPRYFDKGFHFISTAQFDGTDGFDLSKCRFVAKETIDEQGARCRFDKRSIAFSRKGTIGHTRILELDIPFALLDSLCVINCDAVISNKYLNYVLRGPLVAGQVVEKTKGVALKQVSVGGVRELLIPLPSVEEQTEIVRRVEELFAFADQVEQRVKEAQAHVNHLTQSILAKAFRGELTEQWRRENPDLITGENSAAALLQRIKTEREKLTPKKKPRKRRSP; from the coding sequence ATGAGTGATGTGTCTATGCCCGAAGGATGGGCTATATCAAAACTATCCGATGCCATTGCAGTGGACGGCGTCATTTCTGATGGAGATTGGGTTGAATCAAAAGATCAGGATCCGAATGGTGATGTTCGTCTGATTCAATTGGCTGATATTGGTGATGGCGATTTTAGAAACAAGTCTAAGCGATTTATGACACCTGAAAGCGCAGATCGTCTAAATTGTACATACCTTGAAAAGGGGGATGTGTTGATTGCACGTATGCCAGATCCATTGGGACGTGCATGTCTATTTCCAGGCGTTGGACAGAAGGCTGTTACCGTTGTTGATGTTTGTCTTATTCGGACTGGTGAAAACTCAGCTTTTTCAAATGACTTTCTTAAATACTGGATCAATACACCTGACATAAGAAATCTAATTGAAGCCAACGCTTCTGGTACTACTCGAAAAAGAATAACTCGAAAAAAGTTGGAAGCTTTCGAATATCCCCTCCCCCCGCTGGCGGAGCAGAAAGAGATTGCGTTGCGGCTGGATGATTTACTGGCGCAGGTGGACTCGATCAAAACCCGCCTCGACGGGCTCCCCGCCATCCTGAAACGCTTCCGCCAATCCACCCTCGCCGCCGCCACCTCCGGCAAACTCACCGAGGAGTGGAGGGAGGAGAACAGCGGTAATGATAGTCTTAGGGAATACATTAAGGATTTAGAAGCTAGCCGCTTTGAGCATTGGAAGAAAATGCGGCTGGTCGAATTTGAACGGAAAGGAAAGACACCAGCTGACGACAAATGGCTTGCGAGGTACAAACCGGTCCGAGTGGATGAAGGGTTGCAAGGCATTCCTGATGTGTGGGAAGTGGAGCGTCTTGATTTCATCGCAGATGTAATAGACCCAAATCCCAAGCATAGGAATCCAAGATATTTCGATAAAGGATTCCACTTCATATCGACCGCGCAGTTTGATGGAACTGATGGATTTGATTTAAGTAAGTGCCGGTTTGTGGCTAAAGAAACAATCGACGAACAAGGTGCTCGGTGCCGTTTTGATAAGAGAAGTATCGCGTTCTCTCGTAAAGGAACGATTGGCCATACAAGAATACTAGAACTAGACATCCCATTTGCATTGCTGGATTCCTTATGCGTGATTAATTGTGATGCCGTTATTTCGAACAAATATCTCAACTATGTCCTTCGGGGGCCGCTCGTTGCTGGGCAGGTTGTTGAGAAGACTAAGGGGGTGGCGCTCAAGCAGGTGAGTGTCGGCGGTGTTCGAGAATTGTTAATTCCTCTCCCGTCTGTAGAAGAACAAACCGAAATCGTCCGACGAGTGGAGGAGCTATTTGCCTTTGCGGATCAGGTGGAGCAGCGGGTGAAAGAAGCGCAGGCGCACGTCAACCACCTCACCCAATCCATCCTCGCCAAAGCCTTCCGCGGCGAACTCACCGAGCAATGGAGGCGCGAAAACCCCGACCTAATAACCGGCGAAAACTCCGCCGCCGCCTTATTGCAGCGCATCAAAACCGAACGCGAAAAACTCACCCCTAAAAAGAAGCCTCGAAAAAGGAGAAGTCCTTGA
- a CDS encoding type II toxin-antitoxin system RelE/ParE family toxin: MTLSLHILKETKQLTICAIGDGQQVRVLDFLEEMQQKRPKEVSKMAALLDRVVEHGIPKDRQKCRTLGNKLYEFKTPGGLRIVWFWDEGKMVVCTHGFSKSTRKTPRGQIERALSMKADYFEAKSKGTLQQEN; encoded by the coding sequence ATGACGTTGTCTCTTCACATTCTGAAAGAAACTAAGCAACTCACAATCTGCGCGATTGGTGATGGGCAGCAGGTACGGGTTCTTGATTTTCTTGAGGAAATGCAACAGAAAAGACCGAAGGAAGTGAGTAAAATGGCAGCCTTGTTGGACCGTGTGGTGGAGCATGGCATTCCGAAAGACAGGCAAAAATGTCGTACTTTGGGCAATAAGCTCTATGAGTTTAAGACCCCGGGCGGGTTGCGCATCGTGTGGTTTTGGGATGAGGGAAAAATGGTGGTCTGCACGCATGGATTTAGCAAATCAACCCGAAAGACCCCTCGTGGCCAAATCGAGCGCGCCCTTTCTATGAAGGCGGATTATTTTGAAGCCAAGTCTAAGGGAACGCTTCAGCAGGAGAATTAG
- a CDS encoding helix-turn-helix transcriptional regulator, which yields MNASDRFNAIQEQARETDTYWVEKAIIECTEEMVARMEDAGLNRSELARRLGKKPAFVTKLLRGNNNFTFETAVKIARALDTEFVPHLRPKGWKTQWMDYSPPKPEESPIPLNLKKQEYGQDVSAVATGDENETFALTA from the coding sequence ATGAATGCAAGTGATCGGTTTAACGCGATTCAGGAACAAGCTCGAGAAACGGATACCTATTGGGTTGAAAAGGCAATTATTGAGTGCACGGAAGAGATGGTTGCCCGAATGGAGGATGCTGGACTCAATCGTTCGGAGCTGGCCCGTCGTCTGGGTAAAAAGCCTGCTTTTGTCACAAAGTTATTGCGCGGAAATAACAACTTTACCTTTGAAACTGCGGTAAAGATTGCCCGTGCGCTGGACACGGAATTTGTGCCTCATTTGCGCCCCAAGGGATGGAAAACCCAATGGATGGATTACTCTCCGCCGAAACCGGAGGAATCCCCAATTCCGCTCAACTTGAAAAAGCAGGAGTATGGCCAGGACGTTAGTGCCGTAGCAACTGGAGACGAAAATGAAACCTTCGCCCTTACAGCTTGA
- a CDS encoding protein-export chaperone SecB has translation MKPSPLQLESYMFTRVHVDACDNPACQDIEGTGQFESNTHCQQHNEDASRWMVTVGLAFVQADGEECPPYTIDIEVVGFFHVADEFPEEKKISMVKANAPAILFGAIREMVANITSRGPYPRFDLPTVTFIDEAQPKAVKANGAE, from the coding sequence ATGAAACCTTCGCCCTTACAGCTTGAATCCTACATGTTCACCCGTGTCCATGTGGATGCGTGCGATAATCCGGCGTGTCAGGACATCGAAGGAACCGGGCAGTTTGAGTCCAATACCCACTGCCAGCAGCATAATGAAGACGCTTCCCGTTGGATGGTGACGGTTGGCCTTGCTTTTGTGCAGGCGGATGGCGAGGAATGCCCTCCCTATACGATCGATATTGAAGTGGTCGGTTTTTTCCATGTGGCAGATGAATTTCCTGAGGAAAAGAAAATATCTATGGTCAAGGCAAACGCTCCGGCCATCCTGTTCGGTGCTATACGCGAGATGGTGGCGAATATAACCTCGCGCGGGCCGTATCCCAGATTCGATTTGCCGACGGTAACCTTTATTGATGAAGCGCAGCCAAAGGCTGTGAAGGCAAATGGTGCTGAGTAG
- a CDS encoding HipA N-terminal domain-containing protein, whose protein sequence is MYYRFSYTADYLAQNDAAPIRLSLPLQKEPFEDKRLFPFFDGLIPEGWLLNIAENTWKLNPRDRMGLLLSCCRDCIGAVSIVPMEVEHD, encoded by the coding sequence ATTTATTACCGGTTCTCCTACACGGCGGATTATCTCGCACAGAATGATGCCGCCCCCATCAGGCTGTCACTTCCGCTCCAGAAAGAGCCCTTTGAAGATAAACGCCTGTTCCCGTTCTTTGACGGACTGATCCCGGAAGGATGGTTGCTGAACATTGCCGAAAATACCTGGAAGCTGAATCCGCGGGATCGCATGGGACTGCTGTTGAGCTGCTGCCGTGATTGTATCGGCGCGGTTTCTATTGTTCCGATGGAGGTAGAGCATGACTAA